The Erythrobacter sp. Alg231-14 genome has a segment encoding these proteins:
- the pth gene encoding aminoacyl-tRNA hydrolase — MQIWTGLGNPGPRYAMHRHNVGFMALDVIADMHDFEPVQKKFSGWVQEGRIGSSKVLLLKPATYMNESGRSVGEAIRFYKLGTDALTVFHDELDIDPFRVKVKQGGGHAGHNGLRSIDKHLGADFRRIRLGIGHPGHKERVHGHVLGNYAKSEQDGLVAMLGAISAEAEWLAKGDDARFMNAFALRMQDA, encoded by the coding sequence ATGCAAATCTGGACAGGCCTTGGAAATCCCGGACCGCGCTACGCGATGCACCGGCACAATGTTGGCTTTATGGCGTTGGACGTCATCGCCGACATGCATGACTTTGAACCCGTTCAGAAGAAGTTCTCTGGCTGGGTTCAAGAGGGCCGCATTGGTTCATCCAAAGTCCTACTGCTCAAACCCGCAACGTATATGAATGAAAGCGGGCGCAGCGTTGGTGAAGCGATACGGTTCTACAAATTGGGCACAGACGCCCTCACCGTCTTTCACGATGAATTGGACATCGATCCGTTTCGGGTGAAGGTGAAACAAGGCGGTGGGCATGCCGGGCACAATGGCCTGCGTTCCATCGACAAACATTTGGGTGCGGATTTTCGCCGCATCCGGCTTGGCATTGGACATCCCGGTCACAAAGAACGGGTCCACGGCCACGTCCTTGGAAACTATGCAAAATCCGAACAAGACGGCCTCGTTGCGATGCTGGGCGCCATCAGCGCCGAGGCGGAATGGCTAGCCAAGGGCGACGATGCCCGATTTATGAATGCCTTCGCCCTGCGTATGCAGGACGCGTAA
- a CDS encoding SDR family NAD(P)-dependent oxidoreductase — MPQINRRTLLAGAAATTALTAGAHVAAQDAVEVRPNIASKSILITGCSTGFGRLAAEHYAREGARVFATMRDLPRAEGAELTALAAAENWDLHLIEIDVLSDDQVSSGVAKAMEINGGPIDVLINNAGISFGGPVEIQDIEATQLTFDTNVFGAQRMIRAVLPSMREARSGLIINITSQLGRVIAPSYGMYSPSKFALEALSEGLAYELVPHGVDVTIVEPGGYPTMIWSNANTNSVALLERSDDTHTSGYPALVSRLGQRTGGGSTDPMDVPRAMADIIAQPPGTRPLRVPVHPGGKPQIAINTLTAQVQVDWLGASPFGPWIKDVHNV; from the coding sequence ATGCCACAGATCAACCGCCGCACCCTTCTTGCCGGAGCAGCCGCAACGACCGCCCTGACCGCAGGCGCCCATGTCGCCGCTCAAGACGCGGTTGAGGTACGGCCCAACATTGCAAGCAAAAGCATCCTGATCACCGGTTGCTCCACGGGCTTTGGTCGATTGGCAGCAGAACATTACGCCCGCGAAGGCGCGCGCGTCTTTGCTACGATGCGCGACCTCCCCCGCGCAGAGGGAGCCGAATTGACTGCTCTGGCCGCCGCTGAAAATTGGGATCTGCATCTGATTGAAATTGATGTCCTTTCCGATGATCAAGTCTCATCTGGCGTAGCAAAAGCGATGGAGATCAATGGCGGGCCAATCGATGTTTTGATCAACAATGCCGGCATTTCGTTTGGCGGTCCGGTCGAAATCCAAGATATCGAGGCAACCCAACTCACCTTCGACACCAATGTCTTTGGCGCGCAACGGATGATCCGCGCCGTTTTGCCCAGCATGCGTGAAGCGCGCAGCGGGTTAATCATCAACATCACATCGCAATTGGGCCGCGTGATCGCGCCGTCTTACGGCATGTATTCGCCCAGCAAATTTGCGCTTGAGGCGTTGAGCGAAGGGCTCGCCTATGAATTGGTGCCGCATGGTGTCGATGTCACCATCGTTGAACCGGGTGGTTACCCCACGATGATCTGGTCCAACGCGAACACAAATTCGGTCGCCCTGCTGGAACGGTCCGATGACACGCACACATCTGGCTATCCCGCGCTCGTCTCTCGCCTTGGTCAACGCACCGGCGGCGGATCGACCGATCCGATGGACGTGCCGCGCGCCATGGCCGACATTATCGCTCAACCGCCGGGCACACGCCCCCTTCGCGTGCCGGTTCACCCGGGAGGAAAGCCACAGATCGCGATCAACACTCTGACTGCGCAAGTACAGGTCGATTGGCTGGGGGCCAGCCCATTTGGCCCATGGATCAAGGATGTTCACAACGTCTGA